A stretch of the Thermus thermophilus genome encodes the following:
- a CDS encoding Uma2 family endonuclease, giving the protein MIRHRLSLEEFQALLEKAPEGLRLELLDGEVYEMAPIGSGHASLVTYLAKQLERLYGDRALVYVQNPLRLSPHSLPQPDLALLRPREDFYRERLPEAGDALLVVEVSFSTREVDLKKLALYAQGGVPEVWLVEEGGSLEAYREPRGNRYRHRLLVEPGEEVAPLLLSHPPLLWDPPRGTPPA; this is encoded by the coding sequence ATGATCCGCCACCGCCTGAGCCTCGAGGAGTTCCAGGCCCTCCTGGAGAAGGCCCCAGAAGGGCTTCGCCTAGAGCTCTTGGACGGTGAGGTCTACGAGATGGCCCCCATCGGCAGCGGACACGCCAGCCTGGTGACCTACCTGGCCAAGCAGCTGGAAAGGCTTTACGGGGACCGGGCCCTGGTCTACGTGCAAAACCCCCTTCGCCTTTCCCCCCACTCCCTGCCCCAACCGGACCTCGCCCTGCTCCGGCCGCGGGAGGATTTTTACCGGGAAAGGCTCCCCGAAGCCGGGGATGCCCTCTTGGTGGTGGAGGTCAGCTTCTCCACCCGGGAGGTGGACCTTAAGAAGCTCGCCCTCTACGCCCAAGGAGGCGTCCCCGAGGTGTGGCTCGTGGAGGAAGGGGGAAGCCTGGAGGCGTACCGGGAGCCCCGGGGCAACCGTTACCGCCACCGCCTCCTTGTGGAGCCCGGGGAGGAGGTGGCCCCCCTCCTCCTCTCCCACCCCCCTCTCCTCTGGGACCCCCCTAGAGGTACCCCGCCCGCGTGA
- a CDS encoding acyltransferase produces the protein MPWLLPREIAPLHQKALDRYLGGLTERLSDPNVDRNALVREELARLLYGRPYEELLEVNPLAAMGLDPEGITFEAEYYAATDLEKFRRVKPLLWFWKVLDLTPLGQSVHSGVAIRRALAPFIFKRVGKNPKFFQNVEFSVGYNLELGDDVVVHRYVFLDDIGGIKIGDRTSLSDYVNVYSHTHHVLASPDVTLKETIIGSGVRITYHATVLAGVRIGDDAMVGTGAIVTKDIPPHAIALGVPARPVRYKVRHDCPYCRKGEPHPSDLVPKLPDRKGNPDYPDFLPPGFGTREAGS, from the coding sequence ATGCCCTGGCTTCTTCCCCGCGAGATCGCGCCCCTCCACCAGAAGGCCCTGGACCGCTATCTGGGGGGCCTCACGGAGAGGCTTTCCGACCCCAATGTGGACCGGAACGCCTTGGTGCGGGAGGAGCTCGCCCGCCTCCTCTACGGGAGGCCCTACGAGGAGCTTCTGGAGGTGAACCCGCTCGCGGCCATGGGCCTGGACCCGGAGGGGATCACCTTTGAGGCCGAGTACTACGCCGCCACCGACCTGGAGAAGTTCCGGCGGGTCAAGCCCCTCCTCTGGTTTTGGAAGGTCTTGGACCTCACGCCCTTGGGCCAGTCGGTGCACTCGGGGGTGGCCATAAGGCGGGCCCTCGCCCCCTTCATCTTCAAGCGGGTGGGGAAAAACCCCAAGTTCTTCCAGAACGTGGAGTTCTCCGTGGGCTACAACCTGGAGCTTGGGGACGACGTGGTGGTGCACCGCTACGTCTTCCTGGACGACATCGGGGGCATCAAGATCGGGGACCGTACCTCCCTTTCCGACTACGTCAACGTCTACAGCCACACCCACCACGTCCTGGCCTCCCCCGACGTCACCCTGAAGGAGACCATCATTGGAAGCGGGGTCCGCATCACCTACCACGCCACCGTATTGGCGGGGGTGCGCATTGGGGACGACGCCATGGTGGGTACGGGGGCCATCGTCACCAAGGACATCCCCCCCCACGCCATCGCCCTGGGCGTCCCCGCGAGGCCCGTGCGCTACAAGGTCCGCCACGACTGCCCCTACTGCCGCAAGGGGGAGCCCCACCCCTCGGACCTTGTTCCTAAGCTTCCCGACCGCAAGGGAAACCCCGACTACCCCGACTTTCTGCCCCCGGGCTTCGGAACGAGGGAGGCAGGCTCTTGA
- the dprA gene encoding DNA-processing protein DprA: protein MDPLALALLPGIGPKRLLEVLKAEDPLGFLRERFPEAWRHLPQAEARAERERRLAEAMGVRLLGLWEEGFPEGLKALPQPPTHLYLKGELPKEGKAVALVGTRRASPWALAFARRLARELAEAGLWVVSGLARGIDREAHLGALEGGGRTLGVLGSALDRVYPPENRPLAQRMDLLSEFPFGTGPKPEFFPRRNRLIAGLSRAVVVVEAPLDSGALITARHALELGKEVLAVPGRPTDERSLGANRLIQDGAYPVLSAEDVLSYLGMAARPKPPPGLSPEEEALYALLQEKGETLPEALATALGIPPERVLSLLTLLELKGLARALPGGRYGPG from the coding sequence GTGGACCCCTTGGCCCTCGCCCTCCTCCCGGGCATCGGCCCCAAGCGGCTTTTGGAGGTTCTAAAGGCGGAGGACCCTCTAGGCTTCCTGCGGGAGCGCTTCCCCGAGGCCTGGCGGCACCTCCCCCAGGCCGAGGCCCGGGCGGAAAGGGAAAGGCGCCTTGCCGAGGCCATGGGCGTGCGCCTCCTGGGGCTCTGGGAGGAGGGCTTCCCCGAGGGGCTGAAGGCGCTTCCCCAGCCCCCCACCCACCTCTACCTCAAAGGGGAGCTTCCCAAGGAGGGGAAGGCCGTGGCCCTGGTGGGCACCCGCCGCGCCTCCCCTTGGGCCTTGGCCTTCGCCCGGAGGCTCGCCCGGGAGCTTGCCGAGGCCGGGCTTTGGGTGGTCTCGGGCCTCGCCCGGGGCATAGACCGGGAGGCCCACCTCGGGGCCCTGGAGGGGGGCGGGCGCACCCTGGGCGTCCTGGGAAGCGCCCTGGACCGGGTCTACCCCCCGGAGAACCGCCCCTTGGCCCAACGGATGGACCTCCTCTCCGAGTTCCCCTTCGGGACGGGCCCCAAGCCCGAGTTCTTTCCCCGGAGGAACCGCCTCATCGCCGGGCTCTCCCGGGCGGTGGTCGTGGTGGAGGCCCCCCTGGACTCCGGGGCCCTCATCACCGCCCGCCACGCCTTGGAGCTCGGCAAGGAGGTGCTCGCCGTCCCCGGAAGACCCACGGACGAGCGTTCCTTAGGAGCCAACCGCCTCATCCAGGACGGGGCCTACCCGGTGCTCTCCGCCGAAGACGTCCTGTCCTACCTGGGGATGGCCGCAAGGCCTAAGCCCCCCCCGGGCCTCTCCCCGGAGGAGGAGGCCCTTTACGCCCTCCTGCAGGAAAAGGGGGAGACCCTCCCCGAGGCCCTGGCCACGGCCCTGGGGATCCCCCCGGAGCGGGTGCTCTCCCTCCTCACCCTTCTGGAGCTCAAGGGCCTGGCCCGGGCCCTCCCGGGAGGGCGCTACGGGCCAGGCTAG
- a CDS encoding hydrogen peroxide-inducible genes activator: protein MRPTLDQLRYLVALAEEGSFTRAAERVYLTQPALSVQIRKLEEALGTRLFDRRKGTLTEAGQVAVAQARRILEEVERLRLLVQGEAACFQGSFRLGVIPTLAPYLLPRLLPELKARFPRLSLSVREELTPGIVRGLEEGSLDAGLVGTEERHPGLRAEPLFTEAFWVYVAPGHPLFEREAVHPLEIPLEDTWVLAEGHCFRDQVLSVCRPSLGRRSVEFQSGDLETLVRLVDAAGGLTLLPEVALWTLSPAQRTRLRPLSPPGAGRTVHLLFREGSLKAPLLQALGEEARRVFTLLRSDTGMQESTMMGAEVRHDQA from the coding sequence ATGAGACCGACGCTGGACCAGCTGCGCTACCTCGTGGCCCTGGCGGAGGAAGGGAGCTTCACCCGGGCCGCCGAACGGGTCTACCTCACCCAGCCCGCCCTCTCCGTCCAGATCCGCAAGCTGGAGGAAGCCCTGGGGACGAGGCTCTTTGACCGGAGGAAGGGCACGCTCACGGAGGCGGGCCAGGTGGCCGTGGCCCAGGCCCGGAGGATCCTCGAGGAGGTGGAAAGGCTCAGGCTTTTGGTGCAGGGGGAGGCGGCCTGCTTCCAAGGATCCTTCCGGCTCGGGGTCATCCCTACCCTCGCCCCCTACCTCCTCCCCCGGCTCCTTCCGGAGCTGAAAGCACGTTTCCCCCGTCTTTCCCTCTCGGTGCGGGAGGAGCTCACCCCGGGGATCGTGCGGGGGCTAGAGGAAGGAAGCCTGGACGCAGGGCTCGTGGGCACAGAGGAACGGCACCCAGGCCTTAGAGCCGAACCCCTTTTTACCGAGGCCTTCTGGGTCTACGTGGCCCCGGGCCACCCCCTCTTTGAGCGGGAGGCGGTCCACCCTTTGGAGATCCCCCTCGAGGACACCTGGGTCCTCGCCGAAGGGCATTGCTTCCGGGACCAGGTCCTCTCCGTGTGCCGTCCAAGCCTCGGCAGGCGGTCTGTGGAGTTCCAAAGCGGGGACCTGGAGACCCTGGTCCGCCTGGTGGACGCCGCGGGGGGGCTCACCCTCCTCCCCGAGGTGGCCCTCTGGACCCTCTCTCCGGCCCAAAGGACCCGGTTGCGCCCCCTAAGTCCCCCTGGGGCCGGGCGCACCGTCCACCTCCTTTTCCGGGAGGGCAGCCTCAAGGCTCCCCTGCTCCAGGCCCTGGGCGAGGAAGCGCGGCGAGTCTTCACCCTATTGCGCTCCGACACGGGGATGCAAGAAAGCACTATGATGGGGGCGGAGGTTCGCCATGACCAAGCCTGA
- a CDS encoding branched-chain amino acid transaminase has protein sequence MTKPEAKGGDVQIRAGLIWMNGALVPQEEAKTSVLSHALHYGTSVFEGIRAYETPKGPAIFRLKEHVKRFYNSAKVLRMEIPFAPEELEEAIKEVVRKNGYRSCYIRPLAWMGAKALGVNPLPNNPAEVMVAAWEWGAYLGEEAVRKGARLITSSWARFPANVMPGKAKVGGNYVNSALAKMEAVAAGADEALLLDEEGYVAEGSGENLFFVRDGVIYALEHSVNLEGITRDSVIRIAKDLGYEVQVVRATRDQLYMADEVFMTGTAAEVTPVSMIDWRPIGSGTAGPITLKLREVYLEAATGRRPEYEGWLTYVHGQ, from the coding sequence ATGACCAAGCCTGAGGCCAAGGGCGGCGATGTGCAGATCAGGGCCGGACTCATCTGGATGAACGGGGCCCTGGTGCCCCAGGAGGAGGCCAAGACCAGCGTCCTAAGCCACGCCCTCCACTACGGCACCAGCGTCTTTGAGGGGATAAGGGCCTACGAGACCCCCAAAGGCCCCGCCATCTTCCGGCTCAAGGAGCACGTGAAGCGCTTCTACAACTCCGCCAAGGTGCTCCGCATGGAGATCCCCTTCGCCCCGGAGGAGCTGGAGGAGGCCATCAAGGAGGTGGTGCGGAAAAACGGCTACAGGAGCTGCTACATCCGCCCCCTGGCCTGGATGGGGGCGAAGGCCCTAGGGGTCAATCCCCTCCCCAACAACCCCGCCGAGGTGATGGTGGCCGCCTGGGAGTGGGGGGCCTACCTGGGGGAGGAGGCGGTGCGCAAGGGGGCCAGGCTCATCACCAGCTCCTGGGCCCGCTTCCCCGCGAACGTCATGCCCGGCAAGGCCAAGGTGGGCGGCAACTACGTGAACTCGGCCCTGGCCAAGATGGAGGCGGTGGCCGCCGGGGCCGACGAGGCCCTCCTCCTGGACGAGGAGGGGTACGTGGCCGAGGGGAGCGGGGAGAACCTCTTCTTCGTGCGGGACGGGGTCATTTACGCCCTGGAGCACTCGGTGAACCTCGAGGGCATCACCCGGGACTCCGTGATCCGCATCGCCAAGGACCTGGGCTATGAAGTGCAGGTGGTGCGGGCCACCCGGGACCAGCTCTACATGGCCGACGAGGTCTTCATGACCGGGACCGCCGCCGAGGTGACCCCGGTGTCCATGATTGACTGGCGGCCCATCGGCTCGGGAACAGCGGGGCCCATTACCTTGAAGCTCCGGGAGGTCTACCTGGAGGCCGCCACGGGACGGCGGCCCGAGTACGAGGGCTGGCTCACGTACGTGCATGGGCAATAG
- a CDS encoding manganese catalase family protein produces the protein MFLRIDRLQIELPMPKEQDPNAAAAVQALLGGRFGEMSTLMNYMYQSFNFRGKKALKPYYDLIANIATEELGHIELVAATINSLLAKNPGKDLEEGVDPVSAPLGFAKDVRNAAHFIAGGANSLVMGAMGEHWHGEYVFTSGNLILDLLHNFFLEVAARTHKLRVYEMTDNPVAREMIGYLLVRGGVHAAAYGKALESLTGVEMTKMLPIPKIDNSKIPEAKKYMDLGFHRNLYRFSPEDYRDLGLIWKGASPEDGTEVVVVDGPPTGGPVFDAGHDAAEFAPEFHPGELYEIAKKLYEKAK, from the coding sequence ATGTTCCTGAGGATAGACCGCCTGCAGATTGAGTTGCCCATGCCCAAGGAGCAGGACCCCAACGCCGCCGCCGCGGTCCAGGCCCTTCTGGGCGGGCGCTTCGGGGAGATGTCCACCCTGATGAACTACATGTACCAGTCCTTCAACTTCCGGGGGAAGAAGGCCCTGAAGCCCTACTACGACCTCATCGCCAACATCGCCACCGAGGAGCTGGGCCACATTGAGCTGGTGGCGGCCACCATCAACAGCCTCCTGGCCAAGAACCCGGGGAAGGACCTGGAAGAGGGTGTGGACCCCGTGAGCGCCCCCCTGGGCTTCGCCAAGGACGTGCGCAACGCCGCCCACTTCATCGCCGGGGGAGCCAACAGCCTGGTCATGGGGGCCATGGGGGAGCACTGGCACGGGGAGTACGTCTTCACCAGCGGTAACCTCATCCTGGACCTCCTCCACAACTTCTTCCTGGAGGTGGCGGCCCGCACCCACAAGCTCCGGGTCTACGAGATGACCGACAACCCCGTGGCCCGGGAGATGATCGGCTACCTCCTGGTGCGGGGCGGGGTGCACGCCGCCGCCTACGGCAAGGCCCTGGAAAGCCTCACCGGGGTGGAGATGACCAAGATGCTCCCCATCCCCAAGATTGACAACAGCAAGATCCCCGAGGCCAAGAAGTACATGGACCTGGGCTTCCACCGGAACCTCTACCGCTTCAGCCCCGAGGACTACAGGGACCTCGGGCTCATCTGGAAGGGGGCCTCCCCTGAGGACGGCACCGAGGTGGTGGTGGTGGACGGCCCGCCCACGGGGGGTCCCGTCTTTGACGCGGGCCACGACGCCGCCGAGTTTGCTCCCGAGTTCCACCCGGGCGAGCTTTACGAGATCGCCAAGAAGCTCTACGAGAAGGCCAAGTAA
- a CDS encoding 2,3-bisphosphoglycerate-independent phosphoglycerate mutase, with amino-acid sequence MDLFPVLKELAQKTPSKILLIVLDGVGGLPLEPGGPTELEAAKTPNLDRLAEESALGLLTPVYPGLAPGSGPGHLALFGYDPFRHVVGRGALSALGLGADFREGDVALRGNFATLAEGKVVDRRAGRPSTEENQRVIAKLKEAIPRIEDVEVHFYTESEHRFLVILRGEGLEDQVTDTDPQKTGLPPLKAKALDEASEKTARIVNLLSERIQEVLEDEPRMNGALFRGASKKPRFPRMGEVYGLTPAAIASYPMYKGLASLVGMEVLPVEGEGDALEGKLKALKENWGRYDFFYFHVKKTDAMGEDGNFWGKVEKIERFDALLPEILSLGPDVLAITGDHSTPALLKAHSWHPVPLLLKAPYLRADEARRFTEREAQRGSLGHLRGVELMPLLLAHAGKLLKYGA; translated from the coding sequence ATGGACCTCTTCCCCGTCCTCAAGGAGCTCGCCCAGAAGACCCCGAGCAAGATCCTCCTCATCGTCTTGGACGGCGTGGGAGGCCTTCCCCTGGAGCCTGGGGGCCCCACGGAGCTCGAGGCCGCCAAGACCCCGAACCTAGACCGCCTGGCGGAGGAAAGCGCCTTAGGCCTCCTCACCCCCGTCTACCCCGGCCTCGCCCCGGGCTCCGGCCCCGGCCACCTCGCCCTCTTCGGCTACGACCCCTTCCGCCACGTGGTGGGCCGGGGGGCTTTGAGCGCCTTGGGCCTCGGAGCCGACTTCCGGGAGGGGGACGTGGCCCTAAGGGGGAACTTCGCCACCCTGGCGGAGGGCAAGGTGGTGGACCGCAGGGCGGGAAGGCCCTCCACGGAAGAGAACCAAAGGGTCATCGCCAAGCTCAAGGAGGCCATCCCCCGCATAGAGGACGTGGAGGTCCACTTCTACACGGAAAGCGAGCACCGCTTCCTGGTGATCCTCCGGGGGGAGGGGCTGGAGGACCAGGTGACGGACACCGACCCCCAGAAGACGGGCCTGCCCCCCCTAAAGGCCAAGGCCCTGGACGAGGCCTCGGAGAAGACGGCCAGGATCGTCAACCTGCTTTCGGAGAGGATCCAGGAGGTCCTCGAGGACGAGCCCCGCATGAACGGGGCCCTCTTCCGGGGAGCCTCCAAGAAGCCGAGGTTCCCCCGGATGGGGGAGGTCTACGGGCTCACCCCCGCCGCCATCGCCAGCTACCCCATGTACAAGGGCCTGGCCAGCCTGGTGGGCATGGAGGTCCTGCCCGTGGAGGGGGAGGGGGACGCCCTGGAGGGGAAGCTCAAGGCCCTAAAGGAGAACTGGGGGCGGTACGACTTCTTCTACTTCCACGTGAAGAAGACGGACGCCATGGGGGAGGACGGGAACTTCTGGGGAAAGGTGGAGAAGATTGAGCGCTTTGACGCCCTCCTCCCCGAGATCCTCTCCTTGGGCCCGGACGTCCTCGCCATCACCGGGGACCACTCCACCCCCGCCCTCCTCAAGGCCCACTCCTGGCACCCCGTGCCCCTCCTTCTGAAGGCCCCCTACCTGCGGGCGGACGAGGCGAGGCGCTTCACGGAGAGGGAGGCCCAAAGGGGAAGCCTCGGCCACCTCCGGGGGGTGGAGCTCATGCCCCTCCTCCTCGCCCACGCGGGGAAGCTCCTCAAGTACGGGGCCTAA
- the era gene encoding GTPase Era, which produces MAEKTYSGFVAIVGKPNVGKSTLLNNLLGVKVAPISPRPQTTRKRLRGILTEGKRQIVFVDTPGLHKPMDALGEFMDQEVYEALADVNAVVWVVDLRHPPTPEDELVAKALKPLAGKVPILLVGNKLDAAKYPEEAMKAYHELLPEAEPRMLSALDERQVAELKADLLALLPEGPFFYPEDYAKSDQSFGEWVAEILREEAMKRLWHEVPYAVATKVEEVAERENGVLYIKAVIYVERPSQKAIVIGEGGRKIKEIGQATRKQLEALLGKKVYLDLEVKVYPDWRKDPEALRELGYRSSVG; this is translated from the coding sequence ATGGCGGAAAAGACCTATTCCGGATTTGTGGCCATCGTGGGCAAGCCCAACGTGGGCAAGTCCACCCTGCTCAACAATCTTCTCGGGGTGAAGGTGGCCCCCATAAGCCCTCGTCCCCAGACCACCCGCAAGCGCCTCCGGGGCATCCTCACCGAGGGGAAGCGCCAGATCGTCTTCGTGGACACCCCGGGGCTGCACAAGCCCATGGACGCCCTGGGGGAGTTCATGGACCAGGAGGTGTACGAGGCCCTCGCCGACGTGAACGCCGTGGTCTGGGTGGTGGACCTGCGCCACCCCCCCACCCCCGAGGACGAGCTGGTGGCCAAGGCCCTAAAGCCCCTCGCGGGGAAGGTGCCCATCCTCCTCGTGGGGAACAAGCTGGACGCCGCCAAGTACCCCGAGGAGGCGATGAAGGCTTACCACGAGCTTCTGCCCGAGGCCGAGCCGCGGATGCTCTCCGCCCTGGACGAAAGGCAGGTGGCCGAGCTCAAGGCGGACCTTCTCGCCCTCCTGCCGGAAGGCCCCTTCTTCTATCCGGAGGACTACGCCAAAAGCGACCAGAGCTTCGGGGAGTGGGTGGCGGAGATCCTCCGGGAGGAGGCCATGAAGCGCCTCTGGCACGAGGTGCCCTACGCCGTGGCCACCAAGGTGGAGGAGGTGGCGGAAAGGGAAAACGGCGTGCTCTACATCAAGGCGGTGATCTACGTGGAGCGCCCCTCCCAGAAGGCCATCGTCATCGGCGAGGGCGGGCGGAAGATCAAGGAGATCGGTCAGGCCACGAGGAAGCAGCTCGAGGCCCTCCTCGGCAAGAAGGTGTACCTGGACCTCGAGGTCAAGGTCTACCCCGACTGGCGCAAGGACCCCGAGGCCCTAAGGGAACTCGGCTACCGTTCCTCCGTAGGGTGA
- a CDS encoding DHH family phosphoesterase, translating into MDGNAPEPRYWEKMRLVAEVLKAVKGPIYIATHVDPDGDAIGSSLGLYRALKALGKDARWVAEPPRFLRFLPKEEEYSDPVEKLPPGATLVALDSAEPSRVVGVPVEGFVINIDHHGTNPRFGHLHVVDPSKAATAQMVKDLIDLLGVEWTAEIATPVLTGILTDTGNFRFANTTPEVLRVAAELLGYGVKLAELTDRLQFRPPSYFRLMGQVLSTVAFHFGGLLVTAHLPEEARREEEDSDDFVGLIRYVEGSVVSVFLRKREEGVKVSIRSRGGVSAQNIALKLGGGGHVPAAGATLRGVDLDRAYELVLEAVREELTRAGYL; encoded by the coding sequence ATGGACGGCAACGCGCCCGAACCCAGGTACTGGGAGAAGATGCGGCTCGTGGCGGAGGTCCTCAAGGCGGTGAAGGGCCCCATCTACATCGCCACCCACGTGGACCCCGACGGGGACGCCATCGGAAGCTCCCTGGGGCTTTACCGGGCCCTCAAGGCCCTGGGCAAGGACGCCCGCTGGGTGGCCGAGCCCCCGAGGTTCCTCCGCTTCCTCCCCAAGGAGGAGGAGTACTCCGACCCCGTGGAGAAGCTTCCTCCCGGGGCCACCCTGGTGGCCTTGGACAGCGCCGAGCCCTCGAGGGTGGTGGGGGTCCCCGTGGAGGGCTTCGTCATCAACATAGACCACCACGGCACCAACCCCCGCTTCGGCCACCTCCACGTGGTGGACCCCTCCAAGGCGGCCACCGCCCAGATGGTGAAGGACCTCATTGACCTCTTGGGCGTGGAGTGGACGGCGGAGATCGCCACCCCCGTCCTCACGGGCATCCTCACGGACACCGGCAACTTCCGCTTCGCCAACACCACCCCCGAGGTGCTCCGGGTGGCGGCGGAGCTTTTGGGCTACGGGGTGAAGCTCGCCGAGCTCACCGACCGCCTCCAGTTCCGCCCCCCCTCCTACTTCCGCCTCATGGGGCAGGTCCTTTCCACGGTGGCCTTCCACTTTGGCGGGCTCCTCGTCACCGCCCACCTCCCCGAGGAGGCCAGGCGGGAGGAGGAGGACTCCGACGACTTCGTGGGCCTGATCCGCTACGTGGAGGGCAGCGTGGTCTCGGTCTTCCTCCGCAAGCGGGAGGAGGGGGTGAAGGTCTCCATCCGCTCCCGGGGCGGGGTTTCGGCCCAGAACATCGCCCTAAAGCTCGGGGGCGGCGGGCACGTCCCCGCCGCCGGGGCCACCCTGAGGGGGGTAGACCTGGACCGCGCCTACGAACTCGTCCTCGAGGCCGTCCGGGAGGAGCTCACGCGGGCGGGGTACCTCTAG